One genomic region from Podarcis raffonei isolate rPodRaf1 chromosome Z, rPodRaf1.pri, whole genome shotgun sequence encodes:
- the LOC128406492 gene encoding glutamine synthetase-like, which translates to MSVSHSSKLNKVVRDQYMKLPLGDKVLVTYIWIDGTGEGLRCKTRTLSQEPKTIEDLPEWNFDGSSTGQSEGSNSDMFLIPVKIFRDPFTLDPNKLVLCEVLKYNRKRAETNLRSSCKIIMDMVKESQPWFGMEQEYTLLGVDGHPYGWPKNGFPGPQGPYYCGVGADKVYGRDIVETHYRACIYAGVEICGTNAEVMPSQWEFQVGPCEGIEMGDHLWMARYILHRVCEDFGVIATLDPKPITGNWNGAGCHTNVSTKETRQKGGIKFIEAAIDKLSKRHKYHIRMYDPRGGQDNSRRLTGQHETSNIFEFSAGIANRGASIRIPRQVGQDGCGYFEDRRPSANCDPYAVTEAIVRTVLLNESGDEPEVYSNEERLQSEATKD; encoded by the exons ATGTCTGTGTCACACAGTTCCAAGCTGAACAAGGTGGTCAGGGACCAGTACATGAAGCTGCCCTTGGGGGACAAGGTGCTGGTCACATACATCTGGATCGATGGAACTGGCGAAGGCCTTCGCTGTAAAACCAGAACACTGAGCCAGGAACCAAAGACCATTGAAG ATCTCCCAGAATGGAACTTCGACGGATCCAGCACAGGCCAGTCTGAAGGCTCCAACAGCGACATGTTCTTGATCCCCGTTAAGATATTCAGAGACCCTTTTACCCTTGACCCCAACAAGCTTGTCTTATGTGAGGTTCTGAAATACAACCGGAAGCGGGCAG AAACCAATCTGAGGAGCAGCTGCAAGATAATCATGGACATGGTCAAAGAGAGTCAGCCTTGGTTTGGGATGGAGCAAGAATACACTTTGCTGGGTGTCGATGGGCACCCATATGGCTGGCCCAAGAATGGTTTTCCAGGCCCACAAG GACCTTATTATTGTGGCGTTGGGGCCGACAAGGTGTACGGGCGTGACATAGTGGAGACCCATTACAGGGCCTGCATTTATGCCGGTGTGGAGATCTGTGGCACCAATGCTGAAGTCATGCCTTCTCAG TGGGAATTCCAGGTGGGGCCTTGTGAAGGCATTGAGATGGGTGACCACCTGTGGATGGCGAGATACATTTTGCATCGGGTCTGCGAAGACTTTGGGGTCATCGCCACTTTGGATCCAAAACCAATAACCGGCAACTGGAATGGCGCTGGGTGCCACACCAATGTCAGCACGAAAGAAACAAGGCAGAAAGGGGGTATCAA GTTCATTGAAGCTGCCATAGACAAGCTGAGCAAACGCCACAAGTACCACATCCGCATGTATGACCCTCGCGGGGGCCAGGACAACTCCCGGAGGCTGACGGGCCAACATGAGACCTCCAACATCTTCGAGTTCTCGGCCGGCATTGCCAACCGTGGGGCCAGCATCAGGATCCCCCGCCAAGTTGGGCAGGATGGCTGCGGGTACTTTGAGGACCGCCGCCCCTCTGCCAACTGTGACCCATATGCCGTTACGGAGGCCATTGTGAGGACTGTCCTCCTCAATGAGTCTGGGGACGAGCCCGAGGTTTATAGCAATGAGGAGCGGTTGCAGAGCGAGGCCACCAAAGACTAA